A region from the Brachyspira pilosicoli genome encodes:
- a CDS encoding DMT family transporter, producing MIDKNNNKEKLGSIGLFLTALIWGYSFVAVKVVVNELAPFYLVGFRNFIGGVFLFLIFFKITRTITKRDFLLTLPIGITLFFGFWLQTISAQFITASKIAFFTGAYVILVPFLTWVIYKKKPHIAAFIAAFITLIGLYLLTSVDGIKNIKVGDLFAILCAVAFAIHLVLIDSIISKVNGIKMASLQLLIAGSISLILGFITKTPLNISALSNETIYSFLYLALGATAMAYLLQTVSQKYVSPHKTGIILSLESFLGALCGIIFMQDTINLKTILGGLFIILAIFICEIGSNIKKS from the coding sequence AAAGTTGTTGTAAATGAGCTTGCCCCTTTTTATCTTGTTGGATTTAGAAATTTTATAGGCGGAGTATTTTTATTTTTAATATTTTTTAAAATTACAAGAACTATAACTAAAAGGGATTTTTTATTAACTTTACCAATTGGTATAACTTTATTTTTTGGATTTTGGCTTCAAACAATTAGTGCTCAATTTATAACCGCATCAAAAATAGCTTTTTTTACAGGAGCCTATGTTATATTAGTTCCTTTTTTAACTTGGGTAATATATAAAAAGAAACCTCATATAGCAGCATTCATTGCAGCATTTATTACATTAATAGGTTTATATTTGCTCACATCAGTAGATGGAATAAAAAATATAAAAGTGGGTGATTTATTTGCGATATTATGTGCTGTAGCATTTGCTATTCATTTGGTATTAATAGACTCTATAATATCAAAAGTAAACGGTATAAAAATGGCTTCTCTACAATTATTAATTGCAGGAAGCATATCATTAATATTAGGTTTTATAACGAAAACACCATTAAATATTTCTGCTTTATCTAATGAAACTATATATTCATTTTTATATTTAGCATTAGGAGCTACTGCAATGGCTTATTTACTTCAAACTGTTTCACAAAAATATGTGTCTCCTCATAAAACAGGTATAATACTAAGTTTAGAGTCTTTTTTAGGTGCTTTATGCGGAATTATATTTATGCAAGACACTATTAATTTAAAAACAATTTTAGGCGGACTCTTTATAATACTAGCAATCTTTATATGTGAGATAGGAAGCAATATTAAAAAAAGTTAA
- the fliD gene encoding flagellar filament capping protein FliD, which translates to MATSDAFLQEVYKNAVDAEVNKRSLTLSNLSDNAKNYQRQISAYEDLKNRLNILTTTSKELYGFRSPFKNYVGTGEGVPDYFTVSANRLASTTTYDIEIKELANSQKFSSKAYNMNDTLPAGVIKLKIAEDEYTIDFAGGSLVNLQKTLEKAFGKKIKTTITQKSRNLQVLTIDLVKTGSKNIVEVVSDDAGILKELNMFTRRPYRYLGHIFNESLINKWKDESDNLTTNYMIKNDFIVLKGVNKLSMPLHREAEANENITISITARASDTLDDVAEEAPIMPPTVDLSIPDTGLTFNKIDSVIYKDVELYGEGLSPADSSRTFEDIKKYKEALEAERAAKKDVEAEAPEAIDATGFNSEIIGVKYINKAGDEVEKFFALPTISSSWQRLNIPIGSQFEEGDVITQVVLINKNEGYNIFYKDLLVEDMGREEDAPNYLISEATDARASVDGIDVLSESNEFKDVVDGLNITAIKPTPEAFATTIEVDKEGVVDAIVNFVSAYNDVIDLLNDTTHMPLNNDVMESLETMSRTDMIDLANTLGVTFDPELSDTALRKKLYYIGVFSGNTLVNNISQRIKSIIAAPYETEYGEELALLDQIGINRGNAGEDWSVVKKGYLQIDEEKFMNKIETQMDGIEELFANDTSGDDIPDTGVAYAMNDFVTPYSQTRGIVENTIAMTKTRLDDNKKRMDAEKDRIEEYRQQRLASYYRMQSELQQAERERKRLESMQNQNNNGN; encoded by the coding sequence ATGGCTACTAGTGATGCTTTTCTTCAAGAAGTTTATAAGAATGCAGTAGATGCGGAAGTTAATAAGAGGAGTCTTACTCTTTCAAATCTTTCTGATAACGCTAAAAATTATCAGAGACAAATATCTGCTTATGAAGATTTAAAAAACAGATTAAATATATTAACAACTACTTCTAAAGAATTGTATGGTTTTCGCTCTCCTTTTAAAAATTACGTTGGTACAGGAGAGGGGGTTCCAGATTATTTTACTGTATCTGCTAATAGACTTGCAAGCACAACTACTTATGATATAGAAATTAAAGAGTTAGCAAATAGTCAGAAATTCTCTTCAAAAGCATATAATATGAATGATACTCTTCCTGCTGGTGTTATTAAATTAAAAATAGCAGAAGATGAATATACTATAGATTTTGCAGGCGGAAGCTTAGTCAATTTACAAAAAACTTTAGAAAAAGCATTCGGTAAAAAAATAAAAACAACAATTACACAAAAATCAAGAAATCTTCAAGTTCTTACAATAGATTTAGTAAAAACTGGCTCTAAAAATATAGTGGAAGTTGTAAGTGATGATGCTGGTATATTAAAAGAGCTTAATATGTTTACAAGAAGACCTTATAGATATTTGGGTCATATATTTAATGAAAGTTTAATAAATAAATGGAAAGATGAATCTGATAATTTAACTACAAATTACATGATAAAGAATGATTTTATTGTGTTAAAGGGCGTAAATAAATTATCAATGCCTTTGCATAGAGAGGCTGAAGCTAATGAAAATATTACTATTTCGATTACAGCGAGGGCTTCTGATACTTTAGATGATGTTGCTGAAGAAGCTCCTATAATGCCTCCTACTGTTGATTTGTCTATACCTGATACAGGGCTTACTTTCAACAAAATAGATAGTGTAATATATAAAGATGTTGAGCTTTATGGAGAAGGTTTATCGCCAGCAGATAGCTCAAGAACTTTTGAGGATATAAAGAAATATAAAGAAGCACTCGAAGCAGAGAGAGCAGCTAAAAAAGATGTTGAAGCTGAAGCACCAGAAGCAATAGACGCTACAGGATTTAATTCTGAGATAATAGGAGTTAAATATATTAATAAAGCAGGAGATGAGGTTGAAAAATTCTTTGCTTTGCCTACTATTAGCTCTAGTTGGCAGAGATTGAATATACCTATAGGAAGTCAGTTTGAAGAGGGAGATGTTATTACTCAGGTAGTTCTTATAAATAAAAATGAAGGGTATAACATTTTTTATAAGGATTTATTAGTTGAAGATATGGGCAGAGAGGAGGATGCTCCAAACTATTTAATATCTGAGGCAACTGATGCGAGGGCTTCTGTTGATGGTATAGATGTGCTTAGTGAAAGCAATGAGTTTAAAGATGTTGTAGATGGTCTTAATATTACAGCTATAAAACCTACACCAGAGGCATTTGCTACTACTATAGAAGTAGATAAAGAGGGCGTAGTTGATGCTATAGTTAATTTTGTAAGTGCTTATAATGATGTCATAGATTTACTTAATGATACTACTCATATGCCTTTAAATAATGATGTAATGGAAAGTTTAGAGACTATGAGCAGAACCGATATGATAGATTTGGCAAATACATTAGGGGTTACTTTTGACCCTGAGCTTAGTGATACTGCTTTAAGAAAGAAATTATATTATATTGGTGTATTTAGCGGTAATACTTTAGTTAATAATATATCACAAAGAATAAAATCTATTATAGCTGCTCCTTATGAAACAGAATATGGTGAAGAGTTAGCTTTATTAGACCAGATAGGCATTAACAGAGGAAATGCTGGTGAGGATTGGTCTGTAGTTAAAAAAGGATATTTACAGATAGATGAAGAGAAGTTTATGAATAAAATAGAAACTCAAATGGACGGTATAGAAGAATTATTTGCTAATGATACTTCTGGAGATGATATACCGGACACTGGGGTTGCTTATGCTATGAATGACTTTGTAACACCTTATTCACAGACTAGGGGTATAGTTGAAAATACTATTGCTATGACAAAAACTCGTCTTGATGATAATAAAAAACGTATGGATGCAGAAAAAGATAGAATAGAAGAGTATAGACAGCAGAGATTAGCTTCCTACTATAGAATGCAGTCAGAATTGCAGCAGGCTGAACGTGAGAGAAAAAGACTTGAATCTATGCAAAACCAAAATAATAATGGCAATTAA
- a CDS encoding helix-turn-helix transcriptional regulator encodes MDINNLKKHFFKSVVSDCKDENKNIDDDNDELSILTHIGNSIRVIRKSQNRTISYIAEMAQMSPKYLQGVEVGKRNISITNLNKIAKVLNIPISFLLFSNYENSENNEKLLSIVMKLKDYSIEELENIDSIINDIRKIEE; translated from the coding sequence ATGGATATAAACAATTTAAAGAAACATTTTTTTAAGAGTGTAGTATCAGATTGTAAAGATGAAAATAAAAATATTGATGATGATAATGATGAGCTATCTATTTTAACTCATATTGGAAATAGTATACGAGTTATAAGAAAATCCCAAAATAGAACTATATCATATATAGCGGAGATGGCACAAATGTCTCCAAAATATTTGCAAGGAGTGGAGGTAGGAAAAAGAAATATATCTATAACTAATTTGAATAAGATAGCTAAAGTATTGAATATACCTATATCTTTTCTTCTTTTTTCTAATTATGAAAATTCAGAAAATAACGAAAAGCTGCTATCTATTGTAATGAAATTAAAAGATTATTCTATTGAAGAATTGGAGAATATAGATAGTATTATAAATGATATAAGAAAGATTGAAGAATAG
- a CDS encoding JAB domain-containing protein, which yields MFINNNFIFDSNYESIDLEKEKEIVSHLLSNGISLSRANIITDKLYYKFHNLYNIVNSDEKELLKIKGITSKKIFILKNIPILLEYYLNNSLKSDILEFKKKDLINYLIIKFGRLKFETFSIVCLDINKRFISIEQIFRGTIDSATIYPRDLVEKALSLGSSYVILSHNHPSGIAKPSNADIEITEIIYKAFFMVNIRVIDHIIIAGNIHYSFRDNGILDKYKDSIKVGV from the coding sequence ATGTTTATTAATAATAATTTTATTTTTGATTCAAATTACGAAAGCATTGATTTAGAGAAAGAAAAAGAAATAGTTTCGCATCTGCTTTCTAATGGTATATCTCTAAGCCGTGCTAATATTATAACAGATAAACTTTATTATAAGTTTCATAATTTGTATAACATAGTAAACTCTGATGAGAAAGAGCTTTTAAAAATTAAAGGGATAACTTCAAAAAAGATTTTTATACTAAAAAATATACCAATACTATTAGAGTATTATTTAAATAATAGTTTAAAAAGTGATATTTTAGAGTTCAAAAAAAAGGATTTAATAAATTATCTTATCATCAAATTCGGAAGACTCAAGTTTGAAACTTTTTCTATAGTATGTTTAGACATTAATAAGAGGTTTATTTCTATAGAACAAATATTTAGGGGGACTATAGATTCTGCCACTATTTACCCAAGAGATTTAGTAGAGAAGGCATTATCTTTAGGTTCCAGCTATGTTATATTATCACACAATCACCCGTCTGGAATAGCTAAGCCTTCCAATGCTGATATTGAAATAACAGAGATAATATATAAGGCATTTTTTATGGTCAACATTAGGGTTATAGATCATATTATAATAGCAGGTAATATTCATTATAGTTTTAGGGATAATGGTATATTAGATAAATATAAAGATAGTATAAAAGTAGGAGTATAA
- a CDS encoding PP2C family protein-serine/threonine phosphatase, with the protein MRNENLLIFFKIIAIVFSLLFLILNIASIIYYETKIVFTVLLLLFLIFLISFSIVYFFVNNSTSNYKEIMETQNNGVTYRLSKISSNILNDYQNAIKILKEKNMYILGRYEVLDNIRKKYKKDMKNAKKIQSSMLPKKMPKNDYLSSYSFYNPVEIIGGDFFDYVYLNNDNSQILFIISDVSGHGIDAAIITAVIKTAFRDLSKNFTSVKDLIHDINDTLINMMPSGYYSTMIVAKIDLKNRVLTYSNASHTPLLAIHNNTIKEYRNGGTIIGLFPSAYFHEEDIKLNNGDVFLFFTDGIIEASKSKNKYDLYGINRLKDMFINNSTYSVETMIETIKIDFYEYLDYRSPDDDCSMVIFKINY; encoded by the coding sequence ATGAGAAATGAAAATTTATTAATATTTTTTAAGATTATTGCTATAGTATTTTCTTTGCTATTTCTTATATTAAATATTGCATCTATAATTTATTATGAAACAAAAATAGTATTTACTGTTTTACTCTTATTATTCTTAATTTTTTTAATTTCTTTTTCTATTGTATATTTTTTTGTAAACAATTCTACGAGCAATTATAAAGAGATAATGGAAACACAAAATAATGGGGTTACATATAGGCTTTCAAAGATTAGCAGTAATATACTAAATGATTATCAGAATGCTATAAAAATATTAAAAGAAAAAAACATGTATATATTAGGGAGATATGAGGTACTGGATAATATAAGAAAAAAGTATAAAAAAGATATGAAAAATGCCAAAAAGATACAAAGTTCTATGCTTCCTAAGAAAATGCCTAAAAATGATTATTTATCATCTTATTCATTTTATAATCCTGTAGAAATAATAGGAGGAGATTTTTTTGATTATGTTTATTTAAATAATGACAATAGCCAAATACTTTTTATTATATCGGATGTTAGCGGGCATGGTATAGATGCTGCTATAATAACTGCGGTAATAAAGACGGCATTTAGAGATTTATCTAAGAATTTTACAAGTGTTAAAGATTTGATTCATGATATAAACGATACTTTAATTAATATGATGCCAAGTGGTTATTATTCTACTATGATTGTTGCAAAAATAGATTTAAAAAATAGAGTTTTAACTTATTCAAATGCATCGCACACTCCATTACTTGCAATACATAATAATACTATTAAAGAATATAGAAATGGAGGCACCATAATAGGGTTATTTCCTAGTGCATATTTTCATGAAGAGGATATTAAGCTTAACAATGGGGATGTTTTTTTATTTTTTACAGATGGTATTATTGAGGCTTCCAAATCAAAAAACAAATATGATCTATACGGTATAAATAGATTAAAAGATATGTTTATAAACAATAGCACTTATAGTGTTGAAACTATGATAGAAACTATTAAAATAGATTTTTATGAATATTTGGACTATAGGAGTCCAGATGATGATTGTTCTATGGTTATTTTTAAAATAAATTATTGA
- a CDS encoding DMT family protein, translating into MKGITTIILLILSNTFMTIAWYGHLKFSEMKGFAKLSLPFIILISWGIALFEYCFQVPANRIGFNGNGGPFSLMQLKVMQEVITLTIFTIFTVVFFKTETLRINHFIGFLCLILAVFFIFKK; encoded by the coding sequence ATGAAAGGTATAACTACTATAATACTACTTATTTTATCAAATACATTTATGACTATAGCATGGTATGGTCATTTAAAATTCAGTGAAATGAAAGGTTTTGCTAAATTATCTCTTCCTTTTATTATATTAATTAGTTGGGGAATTGCTTTATTTGAATATTGCTTTCAAGTGCCTGCTAATAGAATTGGTTTTAATGGAAATGGCGGACCTTTTTCTCTTATGCAATTAAAGGTTATGCAGGAAGTTATTACTTTAACAATATTTACAATATTTACAGTTGTGTTTTTTAAAACAGAAACTTTAAGAATTAATCATTTTATTGGATTTTTATGTTTGATATTGGCTGTATTCTTTATTTTTAAAAAATAA
- a CDS encoding UDP-N-acetylmuramate dehydrogenase codes for MQKNYQALEDFLQENEVTYNKNRPFKECTSFSVGGIVDLYVTVKNIDELLSLLVFLNKNNIKYFVIKDKNKFLVSDEGYDGVIISMEGSFEDFEFLDDCVLKANSSAILERLSHEARIRNLSGLEFVALVNSRIESAIYGELESFGISFMNIVETLTVLYQDLMIIKDISKNEYLSSSREIKDNMIILSVTLRLEKDSPESIDNRIDWFRYIRGSVAPMEANIGPVFEDFDNIKAYEMVERVGGLDMKAGTMRWHKRFPNYIVNECIYIDNCSTDMSKASDVLSLIDDTKKKIEQHYALNPKINIKLLS; via the coding sequence ATGCAAAAAAATTATCAGGCTCTTGAAGATTTTTTACAAGAAAATGAAGTTACATACAATAAAAATCGTCCATTTAAAGAATGTACTAGTTTTAGTGTGGGGGGAATAGTAGATTTATATGTTACTGTAAAAAATATAGATGAACTTTTATCTTTGCTTGTGTTTCTAAATAAAAATAATATAAAATATTTTGTGATAAAAGATAAAAACAAATTCCTTGTATCTGATGAGGGGTATGATGGGGTTATTATATCTATGGAAGGCAGTTTTGAAGATTTTGAGTTTTTAGATGATTGTGTATTAAAAGCAAATAGTTCTGCCATTTTAGAGAGACTTTCACATGAGGCACGTATTAGAAATTTATCTGGTTTAGAATTTGTTGCTTTAGTAAATAGCCGAATAGAGTCTGCTATTTATGGGGAGCTTGAATCTTTTGGTATATCATTTATGAACATTGTAGAAACTTTAACTGTGCTTTATCAAGATTTAATGATTATAAAAGATATTTCTAAAAACGAGTATTTATCTTCCAGCAGAGAGATTAAGGATAATATGATTATTTTATCTGTTACTTTAAGATTAGAGAAGGACTCTCCTGAAAGTATAGATAATAGAATTGATTGGTTTAGATATATAAGAGGCTCTGTTGCACCAATGGAAGCTAATATTGGTCCTGTATTTGAAGATTTTGATAATATAAAAGCTTATGAGATGGTTGAGAGAGTTGGCGGACTTGATATGAAGGCTGGTACTATGAGATGGCATAAAAGATTTCCTAATTATATAGTTAATGAATGCATTTATATTGATAATTGCTCTACTGATATGTCTAAAGCTTCAGATGTTTTATCTTTGATAGATGATACGAAAAAGAAAATAGAACAACATTATGCTTTAAATCCTAAAATTAATATTAAGCTTTTAAGTTAG
- the murC gene encoding UDP-N-acetylmuramate--L-alanine ligase — protein sequence MFTKKKEKIHFIGIGGIGMSAIALVLNSIDEFTITGSDLAKTPKTQSLEDCGIKVYYGHKESNVEDDVTAVVSSSAISPTNEEIISAKKKNIIVIPRGEMLAEIMRLKQGIAISGSHGKTTTTSLISQIMIEAKLNPICIIGGNHFNLKSNAYCNLNSEYMVCEADESDGSFLRLSPVFSVVTNIDNDHLDYYGNVEKLRLAFLDFINKVPFYGCSFLCFENDVVKDLAKSVSKKYYSYGFSNEYDFYVDKSSIKSEGFKTYFKAYYKDKLLGEFELPLIGEHNVLNSLASIAVAYHLDIDTDTIKKALKAFEGVGRRLNKLYDKEITLFDDYGHHPTEIKATLSSLRNAYKDRRIIAIFQPHRYSRTQLLLNDFENAFLDADNLIITDIYAAGENPIAGISGETICKIVKNNNIKYIKNIEDILPELEKIKKDGDVIITLGAGNIVKVSNDYAKKLSGS from the coding sequence ATGTTTACAAAGAAGAAAGAGAAGATACATTTTATAGGAATAGGCGGAATAGGAATGAGTGCTATAGCATTGGTTCTTAATTCTATAGATGAATTTACCATTACAGGAAGCGATTTAGCTAAAACTCCAAAGACTCAATCACTTGAAGATTGCGGAATAAAAGTTTATTATGGCCATAAAGAAAGCAATGTAGAAGATGATGTTACAGCGGTTGTTAGCTCATCTGCAATAAGTCCAACTAATGAAGAGATAATATCAGCCAAAAAGAAAAATATTATAGTAATACCAAGAGGTGAGATGCTTGCTGAAATTATGCGTTTAAAGCAAGGCATAGCAATATCAGGTTCTCATGGAAAAACTACTACCACTTCTCTAATAAGCCAGATAATGATAGAAGCAAAATTAAATCCAATATGTATAATAGGCGGAAATCATTTTAATCTTAAAAGTAATGCTTATTGTAATTTGAATAGTGAATACATGGTTTGTGAGGCAGATGAGAGTGACGGAAGTTTTTTAAGACTTTCACCTGTATTTAGCGTTGTTACAAATATAGATAATGACCATTTGGATTATTACGGCAATGTTGAAAAATTAAGACTTGCTTTTTTGGATTTTATTAATAAAGTTCCTTTTTATGGCTGTTCTTTTCTTTGTTTCGAAAATGATGTTGTAAAAGATTTGGCTAAAAGTGTAAGTAAAAAATATTATTCTTACGGCTTTTCTAATGAATATGATTTTTATGTTGATAAAAGCTCTATAAAATCAGAAGGATTTAAAACTTATTTTAAAGCTTATTATAAAGATAAATTATTAGGTGAGTTCGAGCTTCCTTTAATAGGGGAGCATAATGTACTTAATTCTTTAGCTTCAATAGCTGTAGCATATCATTTAGATATAGATACTGATACTATAAAAAAAGCACTCAAAGCCTTTGAAGGTGTAGGCAGAAGATTAAATAAATTATATGATAAAGAGATAACATTGTTTGATGATTATGGACATCACCCTACAGAAATAAAAGCTACATTATCTTCGCTTAGAAATGCTTATAAAGATAGACGTATTATAGCTATATTTCAGCCTCATAGATATAGCAGAACTCAGCTGCTTTTAAATGATTTTGAAAATGCTTTTTTAGATGCTGATAATTTAATAATTACCGATATATATGCTGCCGGAGAAAATCCTATTGCTGGAATTAGCGGCGAGACTATATGCAAAATAGTAAAAAATAATAATATAAAATATATAAAAAATATAGAAGATATATTGCCAGAGTTAGAAAAAATAAAAAAAGACGGAGATGTAATAATTACTTTGGGAGCTGGTAATATAGTAAAGGTTAGTAATGATTATGCAAAAAAATTATCAGGCTCTTGA
- the rfaE2 gene encoding D-glycero-beta-D-manno-heptose 1-phosphate adenylyltransferase: MKKILNNLEELKNVLNKRETKKIVFTNGCFDIIHRGHVEYLQKAKELGDILILGLNSDDSVRRLKGSKRPINNEADRAIVLSALECIDYVVIFDEDTPLELIKFIKPDILVKGGDYKIEEVVGREYAKQTVLIDFVNGYSTTNIIKKININ, encoded by the coding sequence ATGAAAAAGATACTTAATAACTTAGAAGAATTAAAAAATGTATTAAATAAAAGAGAGACAAAAAAAATAGTATTTACTAATGGCTGTTTTGATATTATTCATAGGGGACATGTAGAATATTTACAAAAAGCAAAGGAGCTTGGCGATATACTTATACTTGGCTTAAATAGTGATGACTCTGTGAGAAGATTAAAAGGAAGCAAGAGACCAATAAATAATGAAGCAGACAGAGCTATAGTGTTGTCGGCATTAGAATGTATTGATTATGTTGTTATTTTCGATGAAGATACCCCTTTAGAATTGATAAAATTTATAAAACCTGATATTTTAGTTAAAGGCGGAGATTATAAAATAGAAGAGGTTGTTGGCAGAGAATATGCTAAACAAACTGTATTGATAGATTTTGTAAATGGGTATTCTACCACAAATATTATAAAAAAAATTAATATTAATTGA
- a CDS encoding sodium/glutamate symporter, giving the protein MTSQLLTQLLQALGLLSILLLIGTFLRARVKLFQELYLPASVIGGFIGLIISPEILGRFSSYSISVEYIKFYSLLPGILSVPIFAAIPLGMFLNENKTIKSLYPAKVLMLFAIFQCASMAQSAIGYATNILFTKISPNIPMYRTFGYELSAGFAGGHGLAASTGKLLEGFGLPIIIQETAQGVALTTATIGLIGGILFGIVFINIAIRKNKTNIVKKISNEDPTKVGYNNDISKQVSLGRETFFSSSIETITFHLAIIFSVCAVAYIVLGFIKKIGIQGLNVLPVWTYAMIIMFALNFAIKKLKLSWCVDSKVKAKIMGTLSDFAIVSAITSLPIEAVITYMAPIIVMCVLGFVFTYLIVFYFTKILFKDDYTFERAIISWGTLTGVLITGMTLLKICDPDYKSPALSEFSLGFSLMSVTGLLVVPILNTVLAIGSTMDNLITAIITSALYLLFGFAVFVVSRKKSN; this is encoded by the coding sequence ATGACTTCGCAATTATTAACTCAATTACTTCAAGCATTAGGACTCTTGTCTATATTATTATTAATAGGCACTTTTTTAAGGGCAAGGGTAAAACTTTTTCAAGAATTATATTTGCCTGCTTCTGTGATAGGCGGATTTATAGGGTTAATTATATCTCCAGAAATTTTAGGAAGATTTTCAAGTTATTCAATATCAGTTGAATATATTAAGTTTTATTCACTTTTACCAGGTATTTTATCTGTTCCGATATTTGCAGCCATTCCTTTGGGTATGTTCTTAAATGAAAACAAAACTATAAAATCACTTTATCCTGCCAAGGTTTTAATGCTATTTGCTATATTTCAATGTGCAAGTATGGCTCAATCTGCTATAGGCTATGCTACAAATATATTATTTACAAAAATATCTCCAAACATACCAATGTATAGAACATTTGGTTATGAACTTTCTGCTGGTTTTGCAGGTGGGCATGGTCTTGCAGCTTCTACTGGTAAATTGCTTGAAGGCTTTGGGCTTCCTATAATAATACAAGAAACTGCTCAGGGTGTTGCTTTAACTACTGCTACTATCGGGCTTATTGGAGGCATACTTTTTGGTATAGTTTTTATTAATATTGCTATAAGAAAAAATAAAACCAATATAGTAAAAAAAATATCTAATGAAGACCCTACAAAGGTTGGTTATAATAATGATATATCTAAGCAGGTTAGTTTGGGAAGAGAGACTTTTTTTAGCAGTTCAATAGAGACTATAACTTTTCATCTTGCTATTATATTTAGCGTATGTGCTGTTGCTTATATTGTATTAGGATTCATAAAAAAAATAGGTATACAGGGGCTTAATGTTTTGCCTGTTTGGACTTATGCTATGATAATAATGTTTGCATTAAACTTTGCTATAAAAAAACTAAAATTATCTTGGTGTGTAGATTCTAAGGTAAAGGCTAAAATAATGGGTACTTTAAGCGATTTTGCTATAGTATCTGCTATAACAAGTTTACCAATAGAGGCAGTTATAACTTATATGGCTCCTATAATTGTTATGTGCGTGCTTGGATTTGTATTTACATATTTAATAGTATTTTATTTTACCAAAATATTATTTAAAGATGATTATACTTTTGAGAGGGCTATAATTTCTTGGGGTACTTTAACAGGGGTGCTTATCACTGGTATGACGCTTCTTAAAATATGCGACCCCGATTATAAAAGTCCTGCTTTAAGTGAGTTTTCTTTAGGTTTTTCACTAATGTCTGTTACTGGACTTTTGGTTGTGCCTATTTTAAATACTGTTTTAGCTATTGGTTCTACTATGGATAATTTGATTACTGCAATAATAACTTCTGCTTTATATTTGCTGTTTGGTTTTGCAGTTTTTGTTGTTTCCAGGAAAAAGTCTAATTAA
- a CDS encoding SanA/YdcF family protein — MVLNRLKNKYIKKIKLIAYEFNYISKNYNNIFIKIINYILLIVYSFYQFILEFVIIFVFIALISYFSVSSYSKKYIYDSIEEIPYNDVALVLGTSKYLSDGRINMYFKFRMDAAYELYTNGKIKYILVSGDNRHKSYNEPRQMRLDLIKLGVDKRHIFLDFAGFRTRDSILRANRVFDLSNFTIVSQPFHNERAIFIAREKNINAIAYSANNVRKLYRIRQFPREVGARLLMFADIIFNRPPKFYGDHIKIEEREIIKTKSNKLNKKSYQEKK, encoded by the coding sequence ATGGTGTTGAATAGATTGAAAAATAAATATATAAAAAAAATAAAATTAATAGCCTATGAGTTTAATTATATTAGTAAGAATTATAATAATATATTTATAAAAATAATTAATTATATTTTGCTTATTGTTTACTCTTTTTATCAATTTATTTTAGAGTTTGTTATTATTTTTGTTTTTATAGCTTTAATATCCTATTTTAGTGTATCGAGTTATTCAAAGAAATACATATATGATTCTATAGAAGAGATTCCATATAATGATGTTGCTTTGGTATTAGGAACGAGTAAATATTTGTCTGACGGCAGAATAAATATGTATTTTAAGTTTAGAATGGATGCTGCTTATGAGTTATATACTAATGGGAAAATAAAATATATACTTGTAAGCGGTGATAATAGGCATAAATCTTACAATGAACCTAGACAAATGCGTTTAGATTTAATAAAGCTTGGAGTTGATAAAAGGCATATATTTTTAGATTTTGCTGGTTTTAGAACAAGAGATTCTATATTAAGAGCGAATAGGGTTTTTGATTTAAGTAATTTTACTATAGTTTCTCAGCCGTTTCATAATGAGAGAGCTATATTTATAGCAAGAGAAAAAAATATTAATGCCATAGCCTATAGTGCTAATAATGTAAGAAAGCTATATAGAATAAGACAATTTCCAAGAGAGGTTGGTGCAAGATTACTAATGTTTGCCGATATTATTTTTAATAGACCTCCAAAGTTTTATGGCGACCACATAAAAATAGAAGAGAGAGAAATTATCAAAACCAAAAGCAATAAATTAAATAAAAAATCATATCAGGAAAAAAAATGA